A stretch of Desulfobacter hydrogenophilus DNA encodes these proteins:
- a CDS encoding ABC transporter permease, producing MKALSFDLIISLIAGIFVCLVVLPMVALFTTTSVAELANQFRSSEVLSAVIISFQTSLTVVLLACCLGIPVAYLLAMKDFKGKVVLDTLVDLPIAVPPLVAGLALLVLLGGNSPLGSMLSHHGIELIFSKKGIIIAQLFVSSPFLIKSAREAFESINKNVTHASWVLGASKFYTFRKVMLPLAKNGIYAGMVMTWARALGEFGATSMVAGCIPLKTETMTVAIYQNAMSGELKASIAIALLLTVFSFTLLLIFKSRAKRRDVL from the coding sequence ATGAAAGCGCTTTCCTTTGATTTGATTATTTCGCTCATTGCAGGTATTTTCGTATGCTTGGTTGTGCTTCCCATGGTTGCCCTGTTCACCACGACCTCAGTGGCGGAATTGGCAAATCAGTTCAGGTCTTCAGAAGTTTTGTCGGCGGTCATTATCAGTTTTCAAACATCGCTGACCGTGGTTTTGCTGGCATGCTGTTTAGGCATCCCGGTTGCCTATTTATTGGCAATGAAAGATTTTAAAGGCAAGGTCGTACTCGATACGCTGGTTGATCTTCCCATTGCCGTTCCTCCCTTGGTTGCCGGCTTGGCCCTGTTGGTTCTTTTGGGAGGAAACAGTCCACTGGGCAGCATGCTTTCCCATCACGGTATTGAGCTGATTTTTTCAAAAAAAGGAATCATCATCGCCCAGCTCTTTGTCTCAAGCCCCTTTTTGATCAAATCCGCCCGGGAGGCGTTTGAGTCCATCAATAAAAATGTAACTCATGCCTCCTGGGTTCTTGGTGCGTCAAAGTTCTATACCTTCAGAAAAGTCATGCTCCCCCTGGCTAAGAATGGCATTTATGCGGGAATGGTCATGACCTGGGCAAGGGCTCTGGGGGAATTTGGCGCCACGTCTATGGTTGCCGGTTGCATTCCTTTGAAAACGGAAACCATGACGGTCGCCATTTATCAGAATGCCATGTCGGGCGAACTGAAGGCCTCAATTGCCATTGCCCTGCTTTTAACTGTATTTTCTTTTACTTTGCTGCTGATATTTAAATCAAGGGCCAAAAGAAGGGATGTCCTATGA
- the modA gene encoding molybdate ABC transporter substrate-binding protein — protein MSSNVFPQTESKEILVFAGAGMRLPLNEIGKKFENQYRVKVLYDFEGSGRLGNKVLVGQTPDVFIPGSDKWAKILKKNGYIKNYTPLAFHTPVIITPGENSNVTCLNDFSNPANKIVLGDTKACAIGGISTKIFKKTGLDESAMHVRARGVTVKQLVLWIEGRNADAAIVWKADAVQSGKVRIVYIPEEDNIINMIPVCPMAENNPAATAYVNYLLSSEGKEIFNKHGFKVQ, from the coding sequence ATGTCTTCCAATGTTTTTCCCCAAACCGAATCCAAAGAGATCCTTGTCTTTGCCGGAGCAGGGATGCGACTGCCGTTAAATGAAATTGGGAAAAAATTTGAAAACCAGTATAGGGTAAAGGTCCTGTATGATTTTGAAGGAAGCGGAAGACTGGGCAATAAGGTACTGGTTGGGCAGACCCCTGACGTCTTTATTCCGGGAAGTGATAAATGGGCAAAAATTTTAAAGAAAAACGGATACATAAAAAATTATACCCCACTTGCCTTTCACACGCCGGTAATCATCACCCCTGGGGAAAACAGCAATGTAACCTGTCTTAATGATTTTTCTAATCCAGCCAACAAAATCGTATTGGGAGATACCAAGGCCTGTGCCATCGGTGGAATTTCTACTAAAATATTTAAAAAAACAGGGCTCGATGAATCTGCGATGCATGTCAGGGCCAGGGGAGTTACCGTAAAACAGTTGGTGCTATGGATCGAAGGACGTAACGCCGATGCCGCCATCGTCTGGAAAGCCGATGCAGTCCAGTCCGGAAAGGTAAGAATTGTTTACATTCCCGAAGAAGATAATATTATCAATATGATTCCGGTTTGCCCGATGGCGGAAAATAACCCGGCGGCAACGGCATATGTCAATTATCTTTTAAGTTCTGAAGGCAAAGAAATCTTCAACAAACATGGCTTCAAGGTACAGTGA
- a CDS encoding LytS/YhcK type 5TM receptor domain-containing protein encodes MTISTFIGLINNAALLVSLVLIYDLVVLRQPGEKVSSSQILIGLILGLIGLAIMKNPWEFLPGIIFDTRSILLSVCGLFFGMVPTVTATILTGGYRLYLGGSGAWTGFAVIVISSAVGLGWRHFRTKDLDSISNKSLYLMGCVTHALMLLLMLTLPRAIALGILSKITFPVMLISPFAYFEIRKANL; translated from the coding sequence TTGACAATTTCAACTTTCATCGGTCTCATCAATAACGCAGCATTACTCGTTTCGTTAGTCTTAATCTATGATTTAGTTGTTTTGAGGCAACCAGGAGAAAAAGTGTCATCAAGCCAAATTCTCATTGGCCTTATTCTTGGTCTCATTGGATTAGCGATAATGAAGAATCCATGGGAATTCCTTCCTGGTATAATATTTGATACGAGATCTATTCTTTTGAGCGTCTGCGGATTGTTTTTTGGGATGGTACCGACTGTGACCGCTACAATTTTAACAGGAGGGTACCGGCTGTACCTTGGTGGTTCCGGAGCATGGACTGGATTTGCCGTTATTGTAATATCTAGTGCGGTAGGCTTAGGTTGGCGCCACTTTAGGACAAAGGATTTGGATTCGATTTCGAATAAAAGTTTGTATTTAATGGGATGTGTGACTCATGCCTTGATGTTACTTTTGATGCTGACTTTGCCAAGAGCGATTGCACTTGGAATTCTTTCAAAAATAACGTTTCCTGTGATGTTGATCTCCCCATTCGCTTATTTTGAAATCAGAAAAGCCAATTTATAA
- a CDS encoding PAS domain-containing hybrid sensor histidine kinase/response regulator: MIFPVGTILLGRLLINRRNRIKSEQLQQESEQRFQRAMNASQDGVYDWDLKTKDIYYSPGWKRMLGYEPDELPNDFSIWEELTHPDDVKASWTIINEVIEGKRDRFEIESRMKHKNGHWVDILSRSNLYKDDLNGKVRVVGTHVDISEIKKVERKLKEREEEHGAILKTAMDGFCILDTAGRFLEVNETYCEMSGYAEEELLRMDISSVEDVEEPADTAAHMQKVLAEGQDRFESRHRRKDGTVFDVEVSVQNRPLDEPQCVVFIRDITAHRKAEQDYQTLFREMLDGFALHEIILDAAGTPVDYRFLAVNPAFERMTSLKAVDIVGRTVIEALPSTERHWIKTYGKVALTGEPAHFESHSAEVGKYFEVTSFRPVPGQFACIFQDITERKKAEAEREKLQTQLTQAQKMESIGNLAGGIAHDFNNILFPIVGMSELLLEDLPPGSGERENVKEIFKAGKRGSDLVKQILAFSRESEHKMMPTRIQNILKEVIKLSRSTIPTYIEIEQDIQQNCGMVMADPSQIHQIGMNIITNAYHAVEDTGGKIFIKLNQTVLDTNKLLQTDLKQGDYAVLSISDTGHGMSKELSGKIFDPYFTTKKQDKGTGLGLAVVYGIVKAHGGDIKVHSEIGKGSTFDIYFPVMEKTDRTESFIEVEAYHGGNERILLVDDEESIAKLEKRMLERMGYKVTSRLHSGEALEKFKSSPSLFDLVITDMSMPNIPGDELARKIKSIRSDVPIIICTGFSERIHENNFEQMGIDGLLMKPVVKSELAKTVRKVLEKAQGKI, translated from the coding sequence TTGATATTTCCTGTAGGAACAATTCTTTTAGGAAGGCTGCTCATAAACCGCCGAAATCGAATTAAATCAGAACAATTGCAACAAGAGAGCGAACAAAGGTTCCAACGGGCCATGAACGCGAGCCAGGATGGTGTATATGATTGGGATTTAAAAACCAAAGACATCTACTATTCTCCGGGTTGGAAGCGTATGCTTGGTTATGAACCCGATGAACTTCCAAATGATTTTTCTATTTGGGAGGAATTAACACATCCAGATGATGTAAAAGCGTCTTGGACTATTATAAACGAGGTGATTGAGGGTAAACGTGATCGGTTCGAAATTGAGTCCAGAATGAAGCATAAGAACGGTCATTGGGTTGATATTTTATCCAGATCGAACCTGTATAAAGATGATCTGAATGGCAAAGTCCGTGTCGTTGGGACTCATGTAGATATATCAGAGATTAAAAAGGTTGAAAGAAAATTAAAAGAAAGAGAAGAAGAACATGGGGCAATCCTTAAAACTGCCATGGACGGTTTCTGTATCCTTGATACTGCAGGCCGCTTTCTCGAAGTGAATGAAACCTATTGTGAAATGAGCGGCTATGCAGAAGAAGAACTTCTTCGCATGGATATCAGTTCCGTGGAAGATGTTGAGGAGCCCGCCGACACCGCCGCACACATGCAGAAGGTTCTGGCCGAGGGACAGGACCGGTTTGAAAGCCGCCACCGTCGGAAGGACGGGACAGTCTTCGATGTGGAGGTAAGCGTTCAGAATCGACCGTTGGACGAACCGCAATGCGTGGTCTTCATTCGTGACATCACCGCTCACCGCAAGGCCGAACAGGATTACCAGACCCTCTTCCGCGAAATGCTGGACGGCTTTGCCCTGCACGAAATTATCCTCGATGCGGCCGGAACGCCGGTGGATTATCGTTTCCTGGCCGTCAATCCTGCATTCGAACGTATGACCAGTCTGAAGGCTGTGGACATCGTGGGGCGCACCGTCATAGAGGCCCTGCCCAGCACTGAGCGTCACTGGATTAAAACATACGGTAAGGTGGCACTCACCGGCGAACCAGCACACTTCGAGAGCCATAGCGCTGAGGTTGGAAAGTATTTTGAAGTCACCTCCTTTCGTCCTGTCCCGGGACAGTTTGCCTGCATTTTTCAGGACATCACCGAGCGCAAAAAGGCCGAAGCCGAGCGGGAAAAACTTCAGACCCAACTCACACAGGCCCAGAAAATGGAATCCATCGGCAATCTTGCCGGTGGTATTGCTCATGATTTCAACAATATTCTATTCCCGATTGTTGGAATGTCTGAACTACTTCTCGAAGATCTACCACCAGGCAGCGGTGAGAGGGAGAATGTTAAAGAAATTTTTAAGGCAGGTAAAAGAGGCAGCGACCTTGTAAAACAGATTCTCGCCTTCAGTCGTGAATCTGAACATAAAATGATGCCAACCCGAATTCAAAATATTTTGAAGGAAGTAATAAAACTATCCCGATCTACTATTCCAACCTACATTGAAATAGAACAAGACATTCAACAAAACTGTGGCATGGTCATGGCAGACCCATCCCAAATTCATCAAATCGGTATGAATATTATTACCAATGCCTATCATGCAGTAGAAGACACTGGTGGAAAAATTTTTATTAAGTTGAATCAAACCGTATTGGATACCAATAAACTGCTTCAAACCGATCTGAAACAAGGTGATTACGCGGTTTTATCAATTTCAGATACCGGCCATGGAATGTCAAAGGAACTTAGCGGAAAAATTTTTGACCCATATTTTACGACAAAAAAGCAGGACAAAGGAACTGGATTAGGTTTGGCTGTGGTTTATGGCATTGTCAAAGCGCATGGGGGAGACATAAAGGTCCACAGTGAAATTGGCAAAGGATCGACCTTCGACATATATTTCCCGGTGATGGAAAAAACGGATAGAACTGAGTCATTCATAGAAGTTGAAGCGTATCATGGAGGGAATGAACGGATTTTGCTGGTTGACGATGAGGAGTCAATTGCAAAGCTTGAAAAACGGATGCTTGAACGAATGGGTTATAAAGTCACCTCACGCTTGCACAGCGGTGAAGCCCTGGAAAAATTCAAATCCAGTCCATCCTTATTTGATTTAGTTATCACTGATATGAGCATGCCAAACATTCCAGGAGATGAATTAGCACGAAAAATTAAATCTATAAGATCTGACGTTCCAATCATTATTTGCACAGGATTCAGCGAAAGAATCCATGAAAATAATTTTGAGCAAATGGGTATAGATGGTTTGTTGATGAAGCCAGTCGTGAAATCGGAACTTGCTAAAACTGTTCGAAAAGTGCTGGAGAAAGCCCAAGGAAAAATTTAA
- a CDS encoding transposase — protein sequence MLEWCLKYNVAIWAYCLMPNHIHLIAVPETKDGLNLAIGEAHRRYTRMINFREGWRGHLWQGRFASFIMGKKYLLACTQYIEYKPVRAGLAKRPED from the coding sequence ATGTTGGAATGGTGCCTGAAATATAACGTCGCAATATGGGCTTATTGCCTGATGCCCAATCACATCCATCTGATTGCCGTTCCGGAAACCAAGGATGGATTAAATCTGGCCATTGGGGAAGCACACAGGCGATATACGAGAATGATCAATTTCAGGGAAGGTTGGCGCGGTCATCTATGGCAAGGGCGGTTTGCGTCATTTATCATGGGAAAAAAGTATTTATTGGCGTGTACCCAGTATATTGAGTACAAGCCGGTCCGTGCCGGTCTTGCAAAACGTCCTGAGGATTGA
- a CDS encoding efflux RND transporter permease subunit, with product MIANFFIKRPIFAWVIALAIIGAGILSITSLPVEQYPSIAAPKVSISATYPGASAQTLENTVTQVIEQNLTGIDNLRYIQSESSSSGQASITLTFETGTDPDIAQVQTQNQVSQAQSALPQAVQRLGLSVRKAGSSYALIVAFYSKDDSYGRNDISDFLASNLEEPLSRVDGVGQIQTFGPEYAMRIWLNPQSMNNYNITTQDVVAAVQEQNVQLATGEIGGTPSVEGQQLNATITAQSLLETVEDFEAILLTVNQDGSQLTLGDVARIEIGAESYNIIGRYNRRPASGIAIELAPGANALATVQAVKDRVKEFEDIIPDALEIVYPIDISPFVKASIYEVVKTLVMAIVLVVLVIFVFLQTLRATFIPSVAIPVVILGTFAALFVLGYSINVLTLFALVLAIGMLVDDAIVVTENVENKLEKNPDLSPEKAAFKAMKEISGALVGTTVVIWAVFIPITFFKGATGVIYRQFAVTISVAMGISLFIALSLSPALCAIVLKQGKEEKKTGLFGLFNRGFSKMRGGHETVLKNLLASRIILPFVFFVLIAVTIALFFKIPTSFLPQEDQGRMMALVNGPVSSTLGQTIEKNKQVEDFYLDTVGGEVDGLFTAAGFSFSGRSQNVGIAFIKMKPWDERSQDLGVFKISEMAGRELSSVQDAMIIPIVPPPVSALGNASGFEFQLVDRSGEGQDALNSAMKQFLGQANQNELLTSVRFNGLAPGPQYDIDIDASKARAMGVSITTINQTLTTALGGTYVNDFLLDGRIKRVYVQADAPYRMQPEDINRWYVRNTTGGMVPLAEFGSGEWTYGAPKLTRFNGTSSLEIQGEAAEGISSGEALSEISRLARSLPGGVGVEWTGLSYEEKEAGGQAWLVYVISIIAVLLALAALYESWAIPVAIMLTVPLGIFGATLSTWAADQANDVYFQVGLLMTIALAAKNAILIIEFAKTNFEEGMSAHDAAITATKQRLRPILMTSLTFILGVMPLAFAAGPGSGAQNAIGIGVLGGITATTVFVLFFAPFFFIWVMRIFKV from the coding sequence GTGATTGCGAACTTTTTCATTAAACGGCCGATATTTGCATGGGTGATTGCGCTTGCCATCATAGGGGCGGGGATCCTGTCGATCACGTCTTTACCTGTTGAACAATATCCGTCAATTGCGGCGCCTAAAGTCTCGATCAGCGCCACCTATCCCGGTGCCTCCGCACAAACATTGGAAAATACGGTTACGCAGGTTATTGAGCAGAACCTGACCGGGATTGATAATTTGCGTTATATTCAATCGGAAAGCTCGTCCTCGGGCCAGGCCAGCATAACATTGACCTTTGAAACGGGAACTGATCCCGATATTGCACAGGTTCAAACACAAAATCAAGTTTCACAAGCCCAATCCGCCCTGCCTCAAGCGGTTCAGAGGCTCGGTCTTTCGGTACGAAAGGCGGGCAGCAGTTATGCCCTGATCGTTGCTTTTTATTCAAAAGATGACTCGTACGGGCGGAATGATATTTCAGATTTCCTGGCATCCAATCTTGAGGAACCGCTCAGCCGTGTGGACGGGGTCGGGCAGATTCAGACATTCGGGCCGGAGTATGCGATGCGGATATGGCTCAACCCGCAATCCATGAACAATTACAATATCACGACACAGGATGTTGTCGCGGCGGTGCAGGAGCAGAATGTTCAATTGGCCACCGGTGAGATCGGGGGCACGCCAAGTGTAGAGGGGCAACAGCTTAATGCAACGATCACTGCGCAATCCCTGCTTGAAACCGTGGAAGACTTTGAGGCGATCTTATTAACCGTAAATCAGGACGGTTCGCAGCTGACACTGGGTGATGTCGCCCGTATAGAAATCGGCGCGGAAAGCTATAATATTATTGGCCGCTACAATCGCCGCCCTGCCTCAGGTATTGCGATAGAACTGGCTCCGGGGGCCAATGCCCTGGCAACTGTTCAGGCCGTCAAGGACAGGGTCAAGGAGTTTGAGGATATCATCCCTGACGCGCTGGAGATTGTCTATCCGATTGATATCTCACCCTTTGTCAAGGCCTCGATTTATGAAGTCGTAAAAACACTGGTTATGGCCATCGTTCTGGTTGTTCTGGTTATTTTTGTCTTTTTACAGACCTTGCGGGCGACATTCATTCCGTCCGTGGCGATTCCCGTTGTTATATTGGGCACATTTGCGGCCCTGTTTGTCCTGGGCTATTCTATCAATGTCCTGACACTTTTTGCGCTGGTGCTGGCCATCGGTATGCTGGTCGATGATGCCATTGTTGTAACCGAAAATGTTGAAAACAAGCTGGAAAAGAATCCTGACCTGTCGCCTGAGAAGGCCGCCTTTAAAGCAATGAAGGAAATCTCCGGTGCGCTGGTCGGTACAACTGTCGTGATCTGGGCTGTTTTTATACCGATTACTTTTTTTAAAGGGGCCACCGGTGTCATTTACCGTCAGTTTGCAGTCACCATATCCGTTGCCATGGGGATATCCTTGTTTATCGCTTTAAGTTTATCACCCGCTTTATGTGCCATTGTTCTAAAACAGGGAAAAGAGGAGAAAAAGACAGGATTGTTCGGCCTTTTTAACCGCGGATTCAGCAAAATGCGCGGCGGTCATGAAACGGTGCTGAAAAATTTACTGGCAAGCCGCATCATTTTACCGTTCGTGTTCTTTGTTCTGATCGCGGTGACCATTGCTCTCTTTTTTAAAATTCCGACGTCATTTCTGCCGCAGGAAGACCAGGGCAGAATGATGGCACTGGTTAACGGTCCGGTCAGTTCAACTCTTGGGCAGACAATAGAAAAGAATAAGCAGGTGGAAGATTTTTACCTGGATACCGTCGGAGGCGAGGTGGACGGGCTTTTTACTGCCGCCGGTTTCAGCTTTTCCGGGAGGAGTCAGAATGTGGGGATTGCGTTTATCAAAATGAAACCCTGGGATGAGCGCAGCCAGGACCTGGGTGTGTTTAAAATCAGTGAGATGGCAGGGCGGGAATTATCGTCCGTCCAGGATGCCATGATCATTCCAATTGTTCCGCCGCCCGTATCCGCGCTGGGCAATGCCAGTGGTTTCGAATTTCAGCTTGTCGACCGGAGCGGCGAGGGACAGGATGCCTTAAACAGCGCCATGAAGCAGTTCCTGGGTCAGGCCAACCAGAATGAACTTTTGACCAGCGTACGTTTCAACGGACTGGCCCCCGGTCCGCAATACGACATTGATATTGACGCGTCCAAAGCCCGTGCCATGGGGGTTTCGATTACGACAATTAATCAGACTCTGACTACGGCACTGGGTGGAACATACGTGAATGATTTTTTACTGGACGGGCGGATCAAGCGCGTTTATGTGCAGGCGGATGCGCCATACCGCATGCAGCCTGAAGACATCAACCGGTGGTATGTTCGCAATACCACGGGGGGTATGGTACCGCTGGCCGAGTTTGGCTCCGGTGAATGGACCTACGGTGCGCCAAAATTAACTCGGTTTAACGGAACCTCCTCTTTGGAAATCCAGGGCGAGGCCGCTGAAGGTATTAGCTCCGGAGAAGCGCTGAGCGAAATTTCCCGCCTGGCCCGGTCTTTGCCAGGCGGCGTGGGGGTGGAATGGACGGGATTATCCTATGAAGAAAAAGAAGCCGGGGGGCAGGCCTGGCTGGTTTATGTCATCTCAATTATTGCTGTATTGCTGGCATTGGCCGCTCTTTATGAAAGCTGGGCCATCCCTGTGGCGATTATGCTGACCGTGCCCCTTGGCATATTCGGTGCCACGCTGTCCACCTGGGCCGCCGATCAGGCGAATGATGTATATTTCCAGGTCGGCCTGCTGATGACAATTGCCCTGGCGGCCAAAAATGCGATTTTGATCATTGAATTTGCAAAAACAAATTTTGAAGAGGGCATGTCGGCCCATGATGCTGCGATAACCGCCACCAAGCAAAGATTGCGGCCGATCCTGATGACGTCCCTGACCTTTATTCTGGGTGTCATGCCCCTGGCCTTTGCTGCCGGCCCGGGTTCGGGAGCGCAAAATGCCATCGGCATCGGTGTGCTGGGCGGTATTACGGCAACCACAGTCTTTGTATTGTTCTTTGCTCCTTTCTTTTTTATCTGGGTCATGAGGATTTTCAAGGTATAG